The following are encoded together in the Planctobacterium marinum genome:
- a CDS encoding mechanosensitive ion channel family protein, with protein MNETASEQLEQVQQIYNIIVNFLVNYSFQLLGALLVFIIGLVIAKRIAKGVVALCQRKNLDITLSQFIGNVVKITILVMIAIICLNMIGISITPFVAAIGALGLGAGLAVQGLLSNYGAGFNIILARPFVVGDTIKVEGVAGVVREITLAFTKLEDEDGVEILIPNKHIVGEILHNSKHFTLTEMQVGVAYDSDMDRVVALLKDAILNCDLVTQEPAPLIGIAEFADSSVNIELRYWVETDKLYASRYQVNKLIWDTLKANQIAIPFPQREITFLNQA; from the coding sequence ATGAATGAGACCGCCAGCGAACAATTAGAACAGGTTCAGCAGATTTACAACATTATTGTCAATTTCCTGGTGAACTATAGCTTCCAGCTTCTGGGGGCTCTACTGGTATTTATTATAGGGCTGGTCATAGCCAAACGCATTGCTAAAGGTGTTGTCGCTCTGTGCCAACGCAAGAACCTTGATATTACACTGTCGCAGTTTATTGGTAATGTGGTGAAAATCACCATCTTGGTGATGATTGCCATTATCTGTTTAAACATGATAGGCATTAGCATTACACCGTTTGTTGCTGCCATAGGTGCCTTGGGTCTCGGTGCTGGTTTAGCAGTACAAGGATTGCTGTCTAATTATGGCGCTGGCTTCAATATTATCCTGGCGCGCCCATTTGTGGTGGGTGACACCATAAAAGTTGAAGGTGTCGCTGGTGTCGTAAGAGAAATCACCTTGGCTTTTACCAAGCTAGAGGACGAAGACGGTGTTGAGATCCTCATTCCCAACAAGCATATCGTCGGCGAAATCCTGCATAATTCCAAGCACTTTACTCTGACGGAAATGCAAGTGGGTGTGGCATATGACTCAGATATGGACAGGGTGGTTGCTTTGCTAAAAGACGCCATCCTGAACTGTGACCTGGTAACCCAAGAACCGGCACCACTGATAGGTATCGCTGAATTTGCAGATAGTTCGGTGAATATCGAACTGCGTTATTGGGTTGAAACCGACAAGTTATATGCGTCCCGTTATCAAGTGAATAAGCTCATCTGGGATACACTCAAAGCGAACCAAATCGCTATCCCATTCCCGCAAAGGGAAATTACCTTTTTGAATCAGGCTTAA